The stretch of DNA GGTGCTGAAACACGTGCTCAACAGCGAGCGGCCCAAGGGAGTGAGCGAGAAGCTCGTGCTGGTAGGCCAGGACCCCGAGTTCGAGCTTCGAGCTCGGGAGAAGGGGCTGACTGTTGACGTCGTCGAGATGGAGCAACTCCTCAGCAAGTACCACCTCATGGCGGCGCCCATGTTTCTGGTGGTGAATCCCCGTGGTGACGTGGCCTACATGGGTGGCTATACCGCGAGGAAACAAGGTCCGGATATCGCGGACCGCGAGATCATCCAGCACCTGATGGAGGGTGAAGCCGAGCGAGAGCGCCCGGTCTTCGGTTGCGCTGTCGGCGCGTCTCTCCAGGACGCGTTGGACCCACTTCACATCAAGTATTCCAGATGAAGAGGAACGAACATGTCGACTGAAGCCGTCGAGCGAACCCGCTCGAAGATCCTGGATACGCTGCTGCTGCCGAAGGAGGTCACGGACTTCGAGCGGAGCTATCTCGGGCGGGTCAACAAGATAGGCTTGGTGTTCTTCGCACTTCACCTACCGGTGTTCGTGGCGATCGCGTACTTCAACGATACTGGGCCCTGGACGGCGCTCGTGCTCACGCTGGCGGCCCTCGCAGGGCCGACGCTCGCGTACGTGGGCTTCGACAACCCCCGCAGCGTTTCGCTGGTCTATGGCTTCACGTCGATGATCATGGGTGGCCTCTTGGTCCACTTCGGGCAGGGCCCGGTGCAGATCGAGATGCACTTCTACTTCTTCGCCCTGCTGGCGATGCTCGCGGTGTACGGCAACCCGATGGTGATCGTGGTGGCGGCGGTGACCGTGGCGCTGCACCACCTCTTGCTCTGGGCGTACCTGCCCCGCAGCGTGTTCAACTACGACGCACCGATTTGGGTGGTCGCCGTCCATGCTGCCTTCGTCGTGCTGGAGTCCATCGCCACCGTCTCGATCGCGCGTAGCTTCTTCGACAACGTGATCGGGCTAGAGAAGATCGTGCAAGCGCGAACGACCGAGCTCGACAAGCGCAACGCCGCGATGCGCCTGGTGCTCGACAACGTAGACCAGGGCTTCTTGACGGTGTGTCGAGACGGAACGCTGTCGCCAGAGTACTCGTCGATCGTCAAGCGCTGGCTCGGAACGCCTCCAGCGGGCGGTAAGCTGAGTGACTTCCTGGCGAGCTGCGATCCAGACTTCGCGCTGCGCTTCGAGCTCGGCTGGGACGAGGTGGTCGACGGCATCATGCCGCTCGAGCTGACCTTGGAGCAGCTGCCCCGTCGCCTGGACCTGGCGGGGCGCAACCTGCACTTCGACTACTCGGCCATCTGCGACGATCAAGGCGAGTTCGCGCGGTCACTGGTGGTGATCACTGACATCACGGCGCAGCTCGAGCGCGAGCGCCTCGAGGTCGAGCGCCGTGAGACGATGCACATCTTCGACCGCATCGTGCGTGACAAGAGCGGCTTCCTCGAGTTCTTCAACGAAGCGGACGGCTTGGTGGAGAGCATCAGCGAGAAGCGCCCCGACGATCTGTCTGTGCTCAAGCGGCAGATCCACACCTTGAAGGGCAACGCGATGCTCTTCGGGATCCACACCATCGGTGACCTGTGTC from Polyangiaceae bacterium encodes:
- a CDS encoding Hpt domain-containing protein yields the protein MSTEAVERTRSKILDTLLLPKEVTDFERSYLGRVNKIGLVFFALHLPVFVAIAYFNDTGPWTALVLTLAALAGPTLAYVGFDNPRSVSLVYGFTSMIMGGLLVHFGQGPVQIEMHFYFFALLAMLAVYGNPMVIVVAAVTVALHHLLLWAYLPRSVFNYDAPIWVVAVHAAFVVLESIATVSIARSFFDNVIGLEKIVQARTTELDKRNAAMRLVLDNVDQGFLTVCRDGTLSPEYSSIVKRWLGTPPAGGKLSDFLASCDPDFALRFELGWDEVVDGIMPLELTLEQLPRRLDLAGRNLHFDYSAICDDQGEFARSLVVITDITAQLERERLEVERRETMHIFDRIVRDKSGFLEFFNEADGLVESISEKRPDDLSVLKRQIHTLKGNAMLFGIHTIGDLCHELENRMDEGEELPPVEQFAQLSARWDQVKDSMDALLGERSDGRIEVDDQEFEEVLRSLVRGAPRTTVARKIAAWKLEPTQKRLCRVAEQARGIARRLGKGEIKVDIDHSDLRLDAEKWAGFWSSFVHVVRNAVDHGLEAAAEDGSKVPTISLTTRVNDEEFAIEIADNGRGIDWRAVAAKAQATGLPSATQDDLVEALFRDGISTRSEASLFSGRGVGMGAMRNECLSRGGRIEVHAEPGKGTSVRFSFPKQTMAEDPIRQYQAAA